One stretch of Arthrobacter polaris DNA includes these proteins:
- a CDS encoding sigma 54-interacting transcriptional regulator yields the protein MSDRPEISTLGELRASGHVHKDLRQEIRENLLAALAAGHDPWPGMYGFSQTVLPQLERALIAGHDLVLLGERGQGKTRLLRSLAGLLDEWSPVIEGSELNEHPFEPITEESKSRVCAEGDRLPVTWRHRAERYVEKLATXDTSVADLIGDVDPMRVAEGRRLGDPETIHYGLVPRSNRGIVAINELPDLAERIQVAMLNVMEERDIQIRGYVLRLPLDVLVVASANPEDYTNRGRIITPLKDRFGAEIRTHYXLELDDEVAIIMQEGRLSSDVPPVILEILARYTRSLRQSPAINQGSGXSARFAIAGAETVAAAALRRSTLRGXAEAVSRIVDLQAAVEVLNGKLEFESGEEGHEEAVLDHLLRMATAEAVRVHYRGLDFGPLVAAFDGHTTVTTGDEVTAKEFLKNLPSLNGSGLYDEIAGRLNAKXAGQRASAIELALEGLFLARRISKDSDGGETIYG from the coding sequence GTGAGCGATCGCCCTGAAATCTCCACCCTCGGTGAGTTGCGTGCCTCCGGCCATGTCCATAAGGATTTGCGCCAGGAGATACGTGAGAATCTGCTCGCCGCACTGGCGGCGGGCCACGACCCATGGCCAGGAATGTACGGATTCAGCCAAACAGTCCTGCCCCAGCTGGAACGGGCCTTGATCGCTGGCCATGACCTTGTCCTGCTGGGTGAGCGAGGACAGGGCAAGACCCGTCTGCTGCGCAGTCTTGCCGGGTTGCTGGATGAGTGGTCGCCTGTGATCGAAGGCTCGGAACTGAACGAGCACCCGTTCGAGCCCATCACCGAAGAATCCAAATCCCGGGTGTGCGCCGAAGGCGACCGGCTGCCTGTGACTTGGCGGCACCGCGCAGAACGGTATGTGGAGAAGCTGGCCACCNCTGACACTTCTGTTGCTGACCTGATTGGCGACGTCGACCCGATGCGTGTTGCTGAGGGCCGTCGGCTCGGGGACCCGGAAACTATCCATTATGGGTTGGTCCCGCGGTCCAATCGAGGGATCGTGGCCATCAACGAACTGCCCGATCTGGCCGAAAGGATCCAGGTGGCGATGCTGAACGTCATGGAGGAACGGGATATTCAGATCCGCGGCTACGTGCTGCGGCTGCCTCTGGACGTTCTTGTTGTGGCGTCGGCTAACCCGGAGGACTACACCAACCGCGGCCGGATCATCACGCCCCTGAAGGATCGTTTTGGCGCCGAAATCCGCACTCATTACNCCCTTGAACTAGATGATGAGGTGGCCATCATCATGCAGGAGGGGCGGCTGAGCTCAGATGTCCCACCCGTAATTCTGGAGATCCTTGCCCGCTACACCAGATCGCTGCGGCAGTCCCCGGCCATCAACCAAGGTTCCGGGNTTTCCGCCCGCTTCGCCATTGCCGGTGCCGAAACAGTGGCAGCTGCTGCGCTGCGCCGTTCCACCCTGCGCGGGNAAGCTGAGGCAGTCTCGCGGATTGTTGATTTGCAGGCAGCGGTGGAGGTGCTTAATGGAAAGCTTGAGTTTGAATCAGGGGAGGAAGGTCACGAGGAGGCCGTTTTGGATCACCTCCTTCGCATGGCCACAGCCGAAGCGGTGCGTGTTCACTACCGCGGTCTGGATTTCGGTCCGCTTGTTGCTGCCTTTGATGGACACACCACAGTGACCACTGGTGATGAGGTGACCGCCAAGGAATTTCTGAAGAATCTGCCGTCCTTGAACGGCAGCGGCCTTTACGACGAGATCGCCGGGCGGCTCAACGCTAAANATGCCGGACAACGCGCCTCTGCCATCGAGCTGGCCCTGGAAGGTCTCTTCCTCGCCCGCAGGATCTCCAAGGATTCCGACGGCGGAGAGACCATCTACGGCTAG
- a CDS encoding MarR family winged helix-turn-helix transcriptional regulator, with protein MGNSKESTASGADPLDQMLCFALYAAARATNRRYIALLMPWGLTYPQYLVLVLLWSRRSLTVKEIAGHLMLDSGTTSPLIRRLEGRGFINXERSSSDERAVIVSLTQAGYALQDELAHIPGCVAAATDLTLADGKTTLSILHQVTHKLSSAPVLEDSMDERHNH; from the coding sequence ATGGGCAACAGCAAAGAATCCACAGCGTCAGGCGCTGATCCCTTGGATCAGATGCTCTGCTTCGCACTGTACGCAGCGGCGCGTGCAACAAATCGCCGGTACATTGCCTTGCTGATGCCATGGGGATTGACCTACCCGCAGTATCTGGTCTTGGTGCTTTTGTGGTCGCGGCGTTCCTTGACGGTTAAGGAGATCGCCGGTCATCTCATGCTCGACTCCGGCACCACATCACCGCTGATTCGCAGGTTGGAAGGACGGGGATTCATTAACAGNGAGCGCTCATCTTCCGATGAGCGCGCTGTGATTGTCTCTTTGACCCAGGCGGGCTATGCCTTGCAGGACGAGCTGGCGCACATTCCAGGCTGCGTTGCAGCGGCTACTGACCTGACTTTGGCTGACGGGAAGACAACCCTGTCAATCTTGCACCAAGTGACTCACAAGCTCTCCAGTGCACCGGTGCTGGAAGACTCCATGGACGAAAGGCATAACCATTGA
- a CDS encoding organic hydroperoxide resistance protein, translating to METLYTAEALSTGAGRDGHVRTTTGTVDLDLAIQKELGGSGAGANLEELFAAGYAACFHSALHMVARTRKIDISDTSVGSRVHILPNDQGGFVLSVELEVVLPXNTHDQAQALADAANQVCPYSNATRGNIEVTVTVVED from the coding sequence ATTGAAACCCTCTACACGGCCGAGGCGCTCTCCACCGGCGCCGGCCGCGACGGCCATGTCCGCACCACCACTGGAACAGTTGACCTTGACCTGGCCATTCAAAAGGAATTGGGCGGATCTGGCGCTGGCGCGAACCTGGAGGAACTATTCGCTGCCGGCTACGCCGCGTGTTTCCACTCGGCTTTGCACATGGTGGCGCGCACCCGGAAAATTGACATCTCAGACACATCCGTCGGCAGTCGCGTTCACATCCTGCCCAACGATCAGGGTGGTTTTGTTCTTTCCGTGGAGCTTGAGGTTGTCCTCCCGNNAAATACCCACGACCAGGCCCAAGCTTTGGCTGACGCTGCGAATCAAGTATGCCCGTATTCCAATGCAACCCGCGGCAATATCGAAGTCACCGTAACCGTCGTCGAAGACTAG
- a CDS encoding zinc-binding dehydrogenase, with protein MRALMHTQFGXPSKVLSIKDIPVTDPGSGEVRVRMVLSPIHNHDLWTIRGTYGFKPDLPARAGSEAVGVIDAVGEGVTGFHVGQRVATGGTFGVWAEYFIAKAGALIPVDDSIADEVAAQLISMPFSAICLLDSLGLNEGDWFVQNAANGTVGRLVAQLAAARGINVVGLVRRSAGIDELAAQGINNIVSTDTNGWVEQVRGITGDTPLSAGVDSVGGHASGEVLSLLAQDGTLVVFGAMESPVMQIGSGDIIFKQATVRGFWGSKVSTSMPAXKRGALLGELVKYIGSGVLTLPVEASYSFEDAGIAAQANFAPGRVGKIMLRP; from the coding sequence ATGCGCGCGTTAATGCATACCCAGTTCGGGGANCCCTCCAAGGTTCTGAGCATCAAAGACATCCCTGTTACTGATCCCGGTTCCGGCGAGGTCCGGGTCCGCATGGTCCTGTCCCCTATTCACAACCATGACCTATGGACTATTCGCGGCACGTACGGGTTCAAACCCGATTTGCCGGCGCGAGCAGGTTCTGAAGCCGTNGGGGTCATCGATGCCGTGGGTGAGGGCGTCACCGGTTTTCACGTGGGGCAACGGGTTGCCACCGGTGGAACGTTCGGAGTGTGGGCTGAGTATTTCATTGCCAAGGCCGGCGCACTGATTCCCGTCGATGACAGCATTGCCGATGAAGTGGCCGCGCAACTGATTTCGATGCCGTTCAGTGCCATCTGTCTTCTGGACTCTCTGGGCTTGAACGAAGGTGACTGGTTTGTGCAGAACGCAGCCAACGGCACCGTGGGACGCCTCGTCGCTCAGCTCGCGGCGGCACGCGGGATCAACGTCGTTGGACTTGTCCGGCGCAGTGCCGGGATTGACGAGCTCGCAGCCCAAGGCATCAATAACATAGTGTCCACCGACACGAACGGATGGGTGGAGCAGGTCCGTGGTATCACTGGAGATACACCCCTCAGTGCTGGTGTGGACTCCGTTGGCGGCCACGCAAGCGGTGAAGTGCTCTCNCTTCTGGCCCAGGACGGGACTCTTGTTGTGTTCGGCGCCATGGAATCNCCCGTGATGCAGATCGGATCCGGGGATATCATCTTCAAGCAAGCCACTGTCCGCGGTTTCTGGGGAAGCAAGGTCAGCACCTCCATGCCCGCCCANAAACGAGGCGCTCTCTTGGGTGAACTCGTCAAGTACATCGGCAGCGGCGTCCTGACCCTTCCCGTGGAGGCAAGCTATTCATTCGAGGATGCAGGAATTGCAGCACAGGCGAACTTCGCTCCCGGCCGTGTTGGCAAGATCATGCTGCGACCTTAG
- a CDS encoding DNA topoisomerase IB, producing MEPLARVEPGAGGIERRVAGRGFTYVSSNGRRIKTESRLERIRGLAIPPAWSHVWIASAXNAHIQATGVDAAGRTQYIYHPRWREIRDEEKFIRSLAFGQRLPALRRVLTRDLSQNDNARRRALAAAVRLMDKVGMRVGGAAYAAENGSXGATTLQRRHVSIEADVVHLLFRGKSAGEWDVSINDALLQDYFATIPHTPAXGPALCHASFSGRRKLWHAISDTEVNGYLGEAAGHGFTAKDFRTWQGTVVASISXARSQRAGSSSPEAITAAVRDAADWLHNTXTVAKESYINPRVIGLFEQGKVADLKRQRDSAVLALLTGGHG from the coding sequence ATGGAACCACTTGCACGGGTCGAGCCAGGGGCGGGCGGAATTGAACGACGCGTTGCCGGACGCGGTTTCACTTATGTTTCGTCCAATGGACGGCGTATTAAGACCGAATCCCGGCTTGAGCGGATTCGTGGCCTGGCAATTCCACCGGCGTGGTCCCACGTGTGGATCGCTTCTGCCNCCAATGCCCACATACAAGCCACCGGAGTAGACGCGGCAGGCCGCACCCAGTATATTTACCACCCGCGTTGGCGGGAAATCCGGGACGAGGAGAAATTCATCCGTTCGCTGGCATTTGGCCAGCGTTTGCCGGCACTTCGGAGAGTCCTCACCCGCGATCTGAGCCAAAATGACAATGCCCGCCGTCGCGCCTTGGCCGCTGCCGTCCGGCTCATGGACAAGGTCGGCATGCGCGTCGGCGGTGCAGCATATGCGGCAGAGAACGGCTCTNTTGGTGCAACAACCCTGCAGCGGCGCCACGTCAGCATCGAAGCTGACGTGGTGCATCTGCTGTTCCGGGGTAAATCAGCCGGTGAATGGGATGTGAGCATCAACGACGCTTTGTTGCAGGACTACTTTGCGACCATCCCGCACACTCCCGCTNCCGGTCCGGCCCTGTGCCACGCATCCTTCTCAGGGCGCCGGAAACTGTGGCATGCGATTTCAGACACTGAAGTTAATGGCTACCTGGGAGAGGCGGCAGGTCACGGGTTCACCGCCAAGGACTTCCGGACCTGGCAGGGCACGGTAGTGGCCTCGATTTCCNTGGCCCGGTCGCAGCGGGCTGGCTCTAGTTCTCCCGAAGCAATCACGGCTGCCGTACGGGATGCCGCAGATTGGCTCCACAACACCNCTACAGTCGCCAAGGAATCTTATATAAACCCTCGTGTCATCGGTCTCTTTGAGCAGGGCAAAGTCGCAGACCTCAAACGCCAAAGAGACAGTGCTGTCTTGGCGCTGCTCACAGGTGGTCACGGCTGA
- a CDS encoding Dps family protein, translating into MVSKNVSRAKYTVPGLSLTDSHKVGGXWLHALNDLQLTLKHAHWNVVGRDFIGVHQMLDPQIELVRAMIDETAERMATLGISPNGLPGALMESRTWDDYSLGRADTHQHVAELDAIYDGLVSSQRDANFIAGDPDPITEDILIGHTAQLELFQWFMRAHLEDSKGQPHEPSKESTDTTAAK; encoded by the coding sequence ATGGTTTCCAAGAACGTTTCCAGAGCCAAGTACACGGTCCCCGGGCTGTCGCTGACAGACAGCCACAAGGTTGGAGGCANNTGGCTCCACGCGCTCAACGACCTCCAGCTCACCCTCAAGCACGCACATTGGAATGTGGTTGGCAGGGACTTCATTGGCGTTCATCAAATGCTCGATCCGCAGATCGAGCTCGTAAGGGCCATGATCGACGAAACAGCCGAGCGGATGGCCACGTTGGGAATTTCGCCGAATGGTCTGCCTGGGGCGCTCATGGAATCCCGCACTTGGGATGATTATTCCCTGGGTCGGGCAGACACTCACCAGCACGTGGCGGAGCTTGACGCTATCTACGACGGCCTGGTCTCCAGCCAGAGGGATGCAAACTTTATTGCCGGTGACCCTGACCCCATCACCGAAGACATACTCATCGGACACACCGCCCAGCTTGAACTGTTCCAGTGGTTCATGCGCGCGCATCTGGAAGACAGCAAAGGTCAGCCCCATGAGCCGTCCAAGGAATCTACAGACACCACAGCAGCCAAGTAG
- a CDS encoding pyridoxamine 5'-phosphate oxidase family protein, with protein sequence MSTTDNRXKVFEIISDNSVCMFTVSGARGALLSRPMTVIKTEDNGELWFFTSSDGATVAEIGTESEVNLSFSGXGEWLSLHGSAVTITSEPKARELWNEAASAXFPEGPGSPGLALIRVRPEGAQFXELPGGAITMAFEWAKARLTDTQIDAGESKTVDL encoded by the coding sequence ATGTCAACGACTGACAACCGCCANAAAGTATTCGAAATCATCAGTGACAACTCGGTGTGCATGTTCACCGTCAGCGGGGCNAGGGGAGCCCTGCTCAGCCGGCCCATGACCGTCATCAAAACAGAAGACAACGGGGAACTGTGGTTCTTCACGTCTTCCGACGGTGCAACCGTGGCAGAAATTGGCACGGAATCAGAAGTAAACCTTTCCTTCAGCGGGAANGGGGAATGGCTCTCGTTGCATGGTTCGGCGGTGACTATCACCAGCGAGCCCAAGGCCCGCGAGCTGTGGAACGAAGCTGCTTCCGCGTTNTTCCCGGAAGGGCCCGGCTCACCTGGACTGGCCCTTATTCGAGTCCGTCCGGAAGGGGCGCAGTTTTGNGAACTTCCCGGAGGAGCGATCACGATGGCGTTTGAATGGGCCAAGGCCCGCCTGACAGACACGCAAATCGATGCCGGTGAAAGCAAAACTGTGGATCTGTAG
- the glgX gene encoding glycogen debranching protein GlgX has product MEVWPGNAYPLGATFDGTGTNFSLFSEHAEKVVLCLLADDLTETRIDVEEVDGHVWHCYLPEVQPGQQYGYRVHGPHXPENGLRFDDNKLLLDPYAKSIHGQIDWDPALFSYQFENPEARQEEDSAPHTMYSVVINPFFDWDGDRQLRIPYHESVIYEAHVKGLTQLHEEIPVDQRGTYSGVSHPVMIEHFXKLGITAVELMPVHQFVNDGTLMEKGLSNYWGYNTIGFFAPQNTYSSTGDQGNQVQEFKAMVRDLHRSGIEVILDVVYNHTAEGNHLGPTLSFKGIDNDAYYRLVEDDRQYYMDYTGTGNSLNVRHPNSLQLIMDSLRYWVTEMHVDGFRFDLASTLAREFYAVDKLSTXFELIQQDPVISQVKLIAEPWDVGPGGYQVGNFPPQWTEWNGKYRDTVRDFWRGEPSTLGEFASRLTGSADLYANSGRRPVASINFVTAHDGFTLRDLVSYNEKRNEANGEDNNDGESHNRSWNCGAEGPTDDETVLTLRARQQRNIVATLLLSQGVPMLLHGDELGRTQQGNNNTYCQDSEISWVHWDAVDQPLVEFTAMVSKIRAEHPIFQRSRFFEGRPVLRGEDSALPDIIWFRADGADMLPEDWDSGFGRCIGVFLNGDGIREKDRRGRHITDKNFLLXFNANPEAVNFQLPSKEHAPFWEILVDTSSSGMREPVQAETVLELSAKSMAVLRAYSGPAKVVGHSAEASLAAMAAEEEPKAEPEAQEPQESKAEEPSSAAAADGASA; this is encoded by the coding sequence TTGGAAGTCTGGCCCGGAAACGCATACCCGTTGGGAGCCACGTTTGATGGCACCGGCACCAATTTCTCCCTGTTCAGTGAGCACGCCGAAAAGGTGGTGCTCTGTCTCTTGGCCGACGACCTGACGGAAACTCGGATCGATGTCGAGGAGGTTGACGGCCACGTTTGGCATTGCTACCTTCCAGAGGTCCAACCCGGCCAGCAATACGGCTACCGCGTTCATGGGCCGCACGANCCCGAAAACGGTCTGCGCTTCGACGACAACAAACTCCTTCTGGATCCCTATGCGAAATCCATTCACGGACAAATTGACTGGGATCCGGCCCTNTTTTCTTATCAGTTTGAGAACCCGGAAGCTCGGCAGGAGGAGGACTCTGCNCCGCACACGATGTACAGCGTGGTCATCAATCCGTTCTTCGATTGGGACGGGGACCGCCAGCTGCGCATCCCCTACCACGAGTCAGTTATTTACGAAGCCCACGTCAAGGGACTGACCCAGCTTCACGAAGAAATCCCGGTGGATCAACGCGGCACCTATTCCGGTGTGTCACATCCGGTGATGATTGAACATTTCAANAAACTCGGCATTACAGCTGTTGAGCTGATGCCTGTGCATCAGTTCGTCAATGACGGGACCCTGATGGAAAAGGGGCTGAGCAACTACTGGGGTTACAACACCATTGGCTTCTTCGCTCCGCAGAACACCTACAGTTCCACAGGTGACCAGGGAAACCAGGTTCAAGAATTCAAGGCAATGGTCCGCGATCTCCACAGGTCAGGCATTGAAGTCATCCTTGATGTGGTCTACAACCACACTGCGGAGGGCAACCATCTGGGCCCCACACTCTCCTTCAAAGGCATCGACAACGACGCCTACTACCGCTTGGTCGAAGACGACCGGCAGTACTACATGGATTACACCGGCACTGGAAACTCGCTAAATGTTCGCCATCCCAATTCTTTGCAACTGATCATGGATTCGCTACGCTACTGGGTGACGGAGATGCATGTTGACGGTTTCCGGTTTGATCTGGCTTCCACTTTGGCCCGCGAATTTTATGCCGTGGACAAACTCTCCACGTTNTTTGAACTCATCCAGCAGGATCCAGTCATCTCCCAAGTGAAACTTATCGCCGAACCTTGGGATGTTGGCCCTGGCGGTTACCAGGTGGGCAACTTCCCGCCACAGTGGACTGAATGGAACGGTAAATATCGTGACACCGTGCGTGATTTCTGGCGAGGNGAGCCGTCAACTCTTGGCGAGTTCGCATCACGGCTGACTGGTTCAGCAGATCTCTACGCGAATTCCGGGCGGCGCCCGGTGGCCTCAATTAACTTCGTCACCGCTCATGACGGCTTCACACTGCGCGATTTGGTTTCCTACAATGAGAAACGCAATGAGGCCAACGGTGAAGACAATAACGACGGCGAGTCTCACAACCGCTCGTGGAACTGCGGTGCGGAAGGGCCCACGGATGACGAAACAGTGCTGACGCTGCGTGCCCGCCAGCAGCGCAACATCGTCGCAACGCTGCTGCTGTCCCAAGGCGTTCCGATGCTCCTGCACGGGGACGAGCTTGGCCGAACCCAGCAAGGCAATAACAACACCTATTGTCAGGATTCAGAGATCAGCTGGGTGCACTGGGATGCCGTGGATCAACCCCTCGTGGAGTTCACCGCGATGGTGAGCAAAATTCGTGCCGAACATCCCATCTTCCAGCGTAGCCGCTTCTTCGAGGGCAGGCCGGTGCTCCGCGGNGAGGACAGTGCGCTCCCGGACATCATCTGGTTTAGGGCGGACGGCGCTGACATGCTGCCTGAGGATTGGGACAGCGGATTTGGCCGGTGCATCGGTGTTTTCTTGAACGGGGACGGCATCCGGGAGAAGGACCGGCGTGGGCGTCACATCACCGACAAGAACTTCTTGTTGATNTTTAACGCCAACCCTGAGGCCGTCAACTTCCAGCTTCCATCGAAGGAACACGCACCCTTCTGGGAAATTTTGGTCGATACCTCCAGCAGTGGCATGCGGGAACCTGTCCAAGCCGAAACCGTACTGGAGCTCTCGGCAAAGTCCATGGCAGTACTGCGTGCCTACTCCGGCCCTGCGAAAGTCGTCGGCCACTCCGCCGAGGCCTCCCTGGCCGCAATGGCAGCTGAGGAGGAACCCAAGGCTGAACCTGAAGCGCAGGAACCACAAGAGTCCAAGGCTGAGGAGCCCTCCTCCGCGGCTGCGGCGGACGGAGCTTCAGCGTGA
- the treY gene encoding malto-oligosyltrehalose synthase, whose product MKAPLSTYRLQLNADFTLQDAARTVPYLKELGADWVYLSPILTAEKGSTHGYDVTDPSTVDPKRGGPEGLLALSRAAREAGLGVLVDIVPNHMGVATPHQNPWWWSLLKEGPESPWAEAFDVDWAAGNGRIRIPVLADDEDINILEIKDGELCYYEHRFPLAAGTFSPEDAPADVHARQHYELMDWRRADTDLNYRRFFAVSSLAGVRVEIPHIFAQTHQEILRWFQEGLVDGLRIDHPDGLADPEGYLHQLREAIGGKYVLVXKILEPGESLPASFDCEGTTGYDALADIDRIFIDDAGEPGLDAIDTTWRGGRPSDYEAMMHSTKRRITDGILHAEMLRLARLVPATAPLDVEQLADALSEIITAFPVYRTYLPEGADILRTACELASSRRPELQEAVDLLLPLLLKTGPGEETELGRRFQQTSGMVMAXGVEDTAFFRHTRLGTLTEVGAXPTEFAITPEEFHDRMRSRLEQIPLSMITLSTHDTKRSEDTRARISALAELXPNWAQFLDRAQELARLPDGPLANLLWQAIAGVWPAERDRLHGFAXKAAREAGTWTNWADPNENYXKQLAKVVDAAFDNPEMRRELDSLVEKLEPYGASNALSAKLVQLTMPGVPDVYQGTEFWDRSLTDPDNRRPVDFNARRQALKKLDQGELPASYLAEETKLLVTSRALRLRRDRAELFSGYAPVQAEGTAADHLLAFSRADRVGEGALTLATRLPRGLERKGGWKQTLLRLDGDMSDELTGRSFSQGDVLVGEILHSYPVALLVPVWA is encoded by the coding sequence GTGAAAGCGCCCTTGTCCACCTACCGCCTGCAGCTCAACGCCGATTTCACGCTGCAGGACGCGGCCCGGACTGTGCCGTATCTGAAGGAATTGGGAGCGGACTGGGTCTACCTCTCTCCCATCTTGACGGCTGAGAAGGGCTCCACCCACGGCTACGACGTCACTGATCCCAGCACGGTGGATCCCAAACGCGGAGGCCCCGAAGGGTTGCTGGCATTGTCTCGCGCAGCACGGGAGGCTGGCCTGGGCGTGTTGGTGGACATTGTGCCCAACCACATGGGCGTGGCCACNCCGCACCAGAACCCGTGGTGGTGGTCTCTCTTGAAGGAGGGCCCGGAATCTCCTTGGGCCGAAGCGTTCGACGTCGATTGGGCTGCGGGCAACGGGCGCATCAGGATCCCTGTCCTGGCGGATGACGAAGACATCAATATCTTGGAAATCAAGGATGGCGAGCTTTGCTACTACGAGCACCGCTTTCCACTAGCCGCTGGCACGTTCTCNCCCGAGGATGCGCCCGCCGACGTCCATGCCCGCCAGCACTATGAGCTCATGGATTGGCGCCGGGCCGACACTGACCTGAACTACCGCAGGTTCTTCGCCGTCAGCTCACTGGCCGGAGTCCGCGTGGAAATCCCGCACATCTTTGCACAAACGCACCAGGAGATCCTCCGCTGGTTCCAAGAGGGTCTGGTTGACGGCCTGCGCATTGACCACCCCGACGGTCTTGCTGACCCCGAAGGCTACCTGCATCAACTGCGCGAAGCCATCGGCGGCAAGTATGTGCTGGTGGANAAAATACTTGAGCCCGGGGAATCCCTCCCTGCCAGCTTCGACTGTGAAGGCACCACCGGCTACGACGCACTGGCGGACATTGACCGGATCTTCATTGACGACGCCGGCGAGCCCGGTCTCGACGCCATCGACACCACGTGGCGCGGCGGCAGGCCTTCCGACTACGAGGCGATGATGCACAGCACCAAGCGCCGCATCACGGACGGTATCCTCCATGCGGAGATGCTGCGGCTGGCTCGGCTGGTGCCTGCGACCGCACCGCTGGACGTGGAGCAGCTTGCCGATGCACTGTCGGAGATCATCACCGCGTTCCCGGTATACCGCACGTACCTGCCGGAAGGCGCGGACATTCTACGTACAGCGTGCGAGCTTGCCAGCAGCCGGCGGCCGGAACTGCAGGAAGCCGTGGATCTGCTNTTGCCGCTGCTGCTCAAAACGGGGCCAGGCGAGGAGACCGAGCTGGGCCGGCGCTTCCAACAGACTTCCGGTATGGTCATGGCCAANGGGGTGGAGGACACCGCCTTCTTCCGTCACACGCGGCTGGGTACGTTGACTGAAGTGGGTGCCGANCCCACGGAATTCGCCATTACCCCGGAGGAATTTCATGACCGGATGCGCAGCCGGCTGGAGCAGATTCCACTGTCCATGATAACGCTGAGCACCCATGACACGAAACGCAGCGAGGATACGCGGGCGCGGATCTCGGCGCTGGCTGAGCTCNNACCTAACTGGGCTCAGTTCCTTGACCGTGCGCAGGAACTTGCCCGGCTGCCTGACGGGCCGCTGGCCAACCTGCTGTGGCAGGCCATTGCAGGNGTCTGGCCGGCGGAGCGGGACAGGCTCCACGGGTTCGCCCANAAAGCCGCCCGCGAGGCAGGAACCTGGACCAATTGGGCTGATCCCAATGAGAACTACGANAAACAGCTGGCAAAGGTGGTCGATGCGGCATTCGACAACCCAGAGATGCGCCGGGAGCTCGACTCACTAGTTGAGAAACTGGAACCCTATGGCGCCTCCAACGCATTGTCCGCAAAACTGGTGCAACTGACCATGCCAGGNGTTCCCGACGTGTACCAGGGCACAGAATTCTGGGACCGCTCNCTAACGGATCCGGACAATCGCCGGCCCGTCGATTTCAACGCACGTAGGCAGGCACTGAAGAAGCTCGACCAAGGTGAGCTCCCGGCGTCGTACTTGGCAGAAGAAACAAAACTGCTGGTGACTTCGCGTGCGCTGCGCCTGCGTCGTGACCGGGCGGAACTGTTCAGCGGATACGCTCCCGTGCAGGCCGAAGGGACGGCGGCGGATCATCTGCTGGCCTTCAGCCGTGCCGACCGGGTTGGTGAAGGTGCCTTGACGCTGGCCACCAGGCTGCCCCGCGGGCTGGAACGCAAGGGCGGCTGGAAGCAAACGCTGCTGCGGCTGGACGGTGATATGAGCGACGAGCTGACAGGGCGCAGCTTCAGCCAAGGTGATGTTCTTGTCGGGGAGATCCTGCACAGCTACCCGGTTGCGCTCTTGGTGCCGGTATGGGCCTAG